The proteins below come from a single Metarhizium brunneum chromosome 1, complete sequence genomic window:
- the CBR1 gene encoding NADH-cytochrome b5 reductase 1 encodes MASNTKDSLLSRHYIDYVYVPAVLLVAGTLIVKREWVPYSAALALVLGAYNFWNFQIKKVLKPDVFQEFELQEKTVISHNVAIYRFKLPSSKSILGLPIGQHISIGAPLKQQDGTTKEIVRSYTPISGDHQPGYFDLLIKSYPQGNISKHMASLVVGQAIRVRGPKGAFVYTPNMVRHFGMIAGGTGITPMLQIIRAIIRGRADGDKTQVDLIFANVTPQDILLREDLDALVKEDSGIRIHYVLDNPPEGWTGGVGYVTSDMITKWLPKPADDVKILLCGPPPMVSGLKKTTESLGYKKARPVSKLEDQVFAF; translated from the exons ATGGCTTCCAACACCAAGGACTCGTTGCTGTCGCGCCACTACATCGACTATGTCTATGTCCCGgccgtccttctcgtcgCGGGGACCCTGATTGTCAAGAGGGAATGGGTTCCGTACTCGGCTGCTCTGGCCCTGGTGCTGGGCGCCTACAACTTCTGGAACTTCC AGATCAAGAAGGTTCTCAAGCCAGATGTTTTCCAGGAGTTTGAGCTTCAGGAGAAGACCGTCATCTCTCACAATGTCGCCAT CTACCGTTTCAAGCTCCCTTCGTCCAAGTCTATTCTCGGCCTACCCATCGGTCAGCACATCTCGATCGGCGCCCCTCTCAAGCAGCAAGATGGCACAACCAAGGAGATTGTGCGCTCATACACCCCAATCTCCGGCGATCACCAGCCCGGATACTTTGATCTCTTGATCAAGTCCTATCCCCAGGGTAACATCTCCAAGCACATGGCTTCCCTGGTGGTTGGCCAGGCCATTCGCGTCCGTGGGCCCAAGGGTGCCTTCGTCTACACACCCAACATGGTCCGCCACTTCGGCATGATTGCTGGCGGCACCGGAATCACCCCTATGCTCCAGATCATCCGTGCTATTATTCGTGgccgcgccgacggcgacaagaCTCAGGTCGACCTGATCTTTGCCAACGTGACGCCCCAGGACATTCTCCTGAGAGAGGACCTTGACGCCCTGGTAAAGGAGGACAGCGGCATTCGCATCCACTACGTCCTGGACAACCCTCCTGAGGGCTGGACCGGTGGTGTCGGCTACGTCACCAGTGACATGATTACC AAATGGCTCCCTAagcccgccgacgacgtcaagaTTCTCCTCTGCGGTCCTCCCCCCATGGTTAGCGGCCTGAAGAAGACCACCGAGAGCCTGGGATACAAGAAGGCCCGTCCCGTCAGCAAGCTCGAGGACCAGGTCTTTGCTTTCTAA
- the ATG20 gene encoding Autophagy-related protein 20, which translates to MWNDEDNNPYGTSFDRRDSQTSSSINPTSPSSRDYRSFDAPRTPTSGSEDDEPMFSQATAVPRHESHDHGAPQDEPVQKRKPGGYTSRIEQILYENPNMPILITDAGKSLESGGRYIVYTIRTGDLEVRRRYSEFASLRDALTRLHPTLIIPPIPEKHTMADYAAKPTSAKQDQQIIDLRKRMLAVFLNRCRRMEAIRDDGVWWRFLDPNASWSEVLHSHPVASIPKAILKAPPLDTANPTPAHNFLPVPSTSAKLKTTAGTTYDINPSVPQTGTHVIGRFPPDSTTQSEHDLDPYFISYEASIKELEQLLMGPMEKVNRRTLSHLSSLAADLCELGSRYNAFALSEQAPSLGPAIERVGQAADLSYIATEELAGSLGASFAEPMRENAQFAGVVKSVLRYRVLKRVQQDLTTEELAKKKGLLEQLEQSEAEARRIEQYLSSSQQLSPPPKRSTSLKEPSSQHRRDTGQDDTESIDSDFPPTHGDFSSSTPSASQGLPERSASVSHKKAPSSNSITNKIFGPLRHAIQGVADVDPERTRRDTIGKTRESIGQLEQAQVASELDVKEASASVLQDLKRFQRDKEDDLKRYMLAYAKSQIEWAKKSKQQWEEARAEVDKIDEN; encoded by the exons ATGTGGAATGACGAGGATAACAACCCATATGGGACCAGCTTCGACCGCCGCGACTCACAGACGTCATCGTCCATAAATCCAACGTCGCCATCCTCTCGAGACT ACCGATCCTTCGACGCTCCCCGAACTCCAACATCTGgcagcgaggacgatgagCCAATGTTTAGCCAAGCAACTGCCGTCCCCCGGCACGAGAGTCATGACCATGGAGCGCCTCAAGACGAGCCCGTTCAGAAGAGAAAGCCTGGGGGCTATACAAGCCGCATCGAACAAATCCTTTACGAAAACCCAAACATGCCCATCTTAATCACTGATGCTGGGAAGAGTCTGGAAAGCGGAGGTCGATACATAGTCTACACTATCCGAACCGGG GATCTAGAAGTTAGACGACGTTACTCCGAATTCGCGTCACTGAGAGACGCTCTTACTCGGCTGCACCCCACTCTCATTATCCCACCAATTCCTGAAAAGCACACCATGGCAGACTACGCCGCCAAACCAACCAGCGCCAAGCAGGATCAGCAAATAATCGACCTTCGAAAGCGAATGTTAGCAGTCTTCTTGAACCGCTGTCGCCGCATGGAAGCAATCCGTGACGACGGTGTTTGGTGGAGGTTTCTCGACCCCAATGCCAGCTGG AGCGAGGTTCTACACTCACATCCAGTGGCTTCCATTCCCAAGGCTATTCTCAAGGCTCCGCCGTTGGATACAGCGAACCCAACCCCGGCACATAATTTCCTCCCTGTCCCTTCCACCTCAGCCAAGCTCAAGACAACAGCCGGAACTACCTATGACATCAATCCCTCAGTACCCCAGACTGGGACACATGTCATAGGCCGTTTCCCTCCAGATTCTACTACGCAGAGCGAGCACGACCTAGATCCTTACTTCATATCCTACGAGGCCTCTATCAAGGAACTCGAGCAGCTTCTCATGGGACCCATGGAGAAAGTCAATCGTCGAACCCTTTCACATCTTTCATCCCTTGCGGCAGATCTTTGCGAGCTAGGTTCGCGTTACAATGCATTTGCGTTGTCGGAGCAGGCTCCCTCGCTAGGTCCGGCTATTGAGCGAGTCGGCCAGGCGGCTGACTTGTCGTATATTGCCACTGAAGAATTAGCCGGGTCACTTGGCGCAAGCTTTGCTGAGCCAATGAGAGAAAATGCCCAATTTGCGGGTGTCGTCAAGAGCGTGCTCAGATACAGAGTACTGAAAAGAGTGCAGCAAGATCTCACGACAGAAGAACTGGCTAAGAAAAAGGGACTGTTGGAGCAGCTGGAACAAAGTGAAGCGGAAGCGAGGCGGATTGAACAATACCTgtccagcagccagcaaTTATCTCCTCCGCCTAAACGATCAACGAGCCTAAAGGAGCCGTCATCTCAGCATAGGCGCGATACGGGACAAGACGACACCGAATCTATCGACTCGGATTTTCCTCCGACCCATGGAGATTTCTcctcatcaacgccatccGCCAGTCAGGGCCTTCCCGAGCGAAGTGCTAGTGTGTCCCATAAGAAGGCGCCTAGCAGCAACTCCATTACAAACAAAATCTTCGGTCCTCTCCGCCACGCTATACAGGGCGTTGCAGATGTAGATCCTGAGCGGACCCGACGCGATACTATTGGTAAAACCCGAGAATCGATTGGTCAACTAGAGCAGGCTCAAGTAGCTTCAGAACTGGACGTTAAAGAGGCCAGCGCTAGTGTATTGCAAGACCTTAAGAGATTCCAGAGAGATAAGGAAGATGATCTCAAGCGATACATG CTTGCCTATGCAAAGAGCCAAATCGAATGGGCTAAGAAAAGTAAACAACAATGGGAAGAGGCACGAGCAGAAGTTGACAAGATAGACGAAAATTAG
- the tpr1 gene encoding Tetratricopeptide repeat protein 1, with product MAAMANGTANGVTNGDQLVRPVSTRFSDIPSAIDIPVQGDQEDEAVEIDLEDLLDDPTELCTLFENERAAKTYWMTVALAYAKQKKIDHAIEMLIRGSGAIQSSNPRDKVSMICCLCWMYLWKSREAPRVAPDGVRVSEAKTKEYYLQLATSSLNDAARLNPSFPPIFLARGVLLLLRASLQAPSKTAGGIGSEKNELLKTAVKSFDDALRVSQGKNMLALMGKARAYFSMHKYPDALATYQDVLHKMPDLVDPDPRIGIGCCFWQLGFKEDAKVAWERSLEINPDSKIANILLGLFYLDASGHVPVNSDDFLKLYRKAMTEYTQKSFKLDKEVPITCSTFAGYFLSRKAWENAEKLAHKAIQYTDVNAIASDGWYLLARKAHYNDDTEKASDYYRRADDARGGADTGYLPAKFGVAQLSVLKNDLGEAKLRLEKMIQQSKNHEAMILLGTLYAEEIFAGQKSDSKEDKSAEMKKAITLLESVRNAWKDPKRTIAPDASVLLNLARLYELDQPEKALQCLQQVEQLELDQIPKSERPTDAENEAAAQVEMRKFLPPQLLNNIGCFHSQAEKHELASEMFEAALSACMRIGEKEPGMDTDALVSSISFNLGRSYESRGLTDKAMEVYEGLLARHDDYTDARTRLAYIKLRKNPNKEGPDAVAKLYQENTSDLEVRALYGWYLGKVHSRKRPANIVEDPEFRHYKHTLQNYDKHDKYALIGMGNLYLLQAREMRRETESDKQKRSVIYGKAVEFFEKALSLDPKNAYAAQGVAIALVEDKKDYKSALTIFNKVRETVREPHVYVNLGHVFAELRQYSKAIENYEIALTKDGKANDPVILSCLGRTWLNRGRSERDIDAYGKALECAQQALEVAPDQVHYKFNVAFVQIQLVTTIQNLPENRRTAEQLETAAAGLESAIESLDAIATLPQTPYPKHDIEQRANMARNTLRKQLERAIAKQKEWEEKNKEKIQAAKEQREAELKRREEQRQEILEKERERQEKIRKEREAIAIRDRALAEQRAEEERQKQELEMTTDAETGEKVKRKSKAAGRTGEGRPKKTPKKKKAARDEDDSEEESHTKKRRRLTKKESSKFKSAEIVVDSDDEHEDDDDALERAEREMERDGMPASDDDDDLAADKMDVDEDDAPARSGAEDEDEDTAARQAKRSRRGRIVEESEEEE from the exons atggcagccatggccaatggAACCGCGAATGGCGTGACCAACGGCGATCAACTGGTTAGGCCTGTCAGCACTCGATTTTCTGACATCCCTTCCGCAATCGATATTCCAGTTCAAGGAGATCAGGAAGATGAAGCTGTCGAAATTGATCTCGAAGACCTCTTGGACGACCCTACCGAACTTTGCACCCTATTCGAGAACGAACGAGCCGCTAAAACCTACTGGATGACGGTTGCGCTCGCGTATGCAAAGCAGAAAAAGATTGACCATGCCATTGAAATGCTTATCCGTGGCAGCGGCGCCATCCAAAGCAGCAACCCACGCGATAAGGTCAGCATGATTTGCTGCTTGTGCTGGATGTATCTATGGAAGAGTCGCGAAGCACCACGTGTTGCGCCAGACGGGGTGCGAGTTTCCGAAGCGAAGACGAAAGAATATTATCTCCAGCTGGCCACTTCATCACTGAACGACGCTGCCCGGCTGAACCCCTCGTTTCCGCCCATTTTCCTTGCCCGTGGCGTCCTATTGCTCTTGCGAGCATCGTTGCAGGCCCCCTCAAAGACGGCCGGAGGAATCGGGTCTGAGAAGAATGAATTGCTGAAGACGGCAGTCAAATCTTTTGATGATGCGCTTCGAGTATCCCAAGGCAAGAATATGCTTGCTCTCATGGGCAAGGCAAGAGCCTACTTCTCTATGCACAAGTATCCCGATGCTTTGGCAACATACCAGGATGTTCTTCACAAGATGCCTGATTTGGTAGACCCTGATCCCCGAATCGGCATTGGGTGCTGCTTCTGGCAACTGGGATTCAAGGAGGACGCCAAGGTGGCATGGGAGCGAAGCTTAGAAATCAATCCCGATTCTAAAATTGCCAACATCTTGCTCGGTCTCTTCTACCTCGACGCCAGCGGTCATGTGCCAGTTAACAGCGATGATTTCTTAAAACTATACAGAAAGGCAATGACGGAGTATACGCAGAAGTCATTCAAGTTGGATAAGGAGGTCCCCATCACTTGTTCTACCTTTGCTGGATACTTTCTGTCAAGAAAGGCATGGGAGAATGCAGAAAAACTGGCGCACAAGGCCATCCAGTACACGGATGTCAACGCCATTGCCAGTGATGGCTGGTACCTGCTCGCCAGAAAAGCCCATTACAATGACGATACGGAAAAAGCTAGCGACTATTACCGTCGTGCCGATGATGCACGCGGAGGTGCGGACACAGGGTACCTACCAGCCAAGTTTGGTGTTGCTCAATTGTCTGTCCTGAAGAACGATCTCGGGGAAGCCAAGCTTCGTCTGGAGAAGATGATTCAGCAATCGAAGAACCACGAAGCGATGATCTTGCTGGGAACACTTTACGCTGAAGAAATCTTTGCAGGTCAGAAGAGTGATAGCAAAGAAGACAAGTCTgccgagatgaagaaggccaTCACACTCCTAGAGAGTGTTCGGAATGCCTGGAAGGACCCCAAGCGGACGATTGCCCCGGATGCCTCCGTGTTATTGAACCTGGCGCGGTTATACGAACTGGATCAACCCGAGAAGGCGCTGCAGTGTCTCCAGCAGGTCGAGCAGCTTGAATTAGACCAGATACCAAAATCAGAGCGACCTACAGATGCAGAGAATGAAGCAGCGGCACAAGTGGAAATGAGAAAGTTCCTTCCACCCCAGCTTCTGAACAACATTGGCTGCTTTCATTCTCAAGCTGAGAAGCACGAGCTGGCTAGCGAGATGTTTGAGGCCGCCCTAAGCGCATGTATGAGAATTGGCGAAAAGGAACCCGGTATGGATACGGACGCATTGGTTTCGAGCATCAGCTTCAACCTCGGCAGAAGCTACGAGTCTAGGGGATTAACGGATAAGGCAATGGAGGTTTACGAAGGCCTGCTGGCCCGCCACGATGATTACACGGATGCTCGCACCAGATTGGCGTATATCAAACTGCGAAAGAACCCTAATAAGGAAGGCCCAGATGCAGTCGCCAAGTTGTACCAGGAGAACACTAGTGACTTGGAAGTTCGAGCTCTGTACGGTTGGTACCTCGGCAAGGTGCACTCCAGAAAACGACCAGCCAACATCGTGGAAGACCCTGAATTCCGCCATTACAAGCACACCTTGCAGAACTACGACAAGCATGACAAGTATGCTCTCATTGGCATGGGTAACCTGTATTTACTGCAAGCCAGGGAAATGCGGCGTGAGACGGAGTCTGATAAGCAGAAGCGAAGTGTTATTTATGGCAAGGCCGTAGAGTTCTTTGAGAAGGCCCTCTCACTAGACCCTAAGAACGCCTATGCTGCTCAGGGTGTTGCCATTGCTTTGGTGGAAGACAAAAAGGACTACAAGAGCGCTCTCACAATCTTCAATAAGGTTCGAGAGACAGTGAGAGAGCCTCACGTGTATGTcaatctcggccatgtcTTTGCGGAACTGAGACAATACTCTAAAGCAATCGAGAATTACGAAATTGCTCTCACTAAGGACGGAAAAGCCAACGATCCGGTCATTTTGTCATGTCTAGGTCGTACATGGCTGAACAGAGGCCGCTCAGAGAGGGACATTGACGCCTACGGCAAGGCCCTCGAGTGCGCGCAACAG GCTCTTGAGGTTGCACCGGACCAAGTGCACTACAAGTTCAACGTAGCTTTTGTGCAAATCCAACTCGTCACTACGATTCAAAACTTGCCCGAGAACAGAAGAACTGCCGAGCAACTTGAGACAGCCGCCGCGGGTCTCGAGTCTGCCATCGAATCACTAGACGCAATTGCCACACTCCCTCAAACTCCATACCCCAAACACGACATTGAACAACGTGCCAACATGGCCCGCAACACACTCCGCAAACAGCTCGAACGAGCCATtgcaaaacaaaaggaaTGGGAGGAGAAGAATAAAGAGAAGatccaagctgccaaggagCAACGTGAGGCCGAGCTCAAGCGCCGCGAGGAGCAACGCCAAGAAATCCTCGAAAAGGAGCGAGAGCGTCAAGAAAAGATCCGCAAGGAGCGAgaggccatcgccatccgAGATCGAGCCCTCGCCGAACAACGCGCCGAGGAGGAACGCCAGAAGCAGGAACTTGAAATGACCACGGACGCGGAGACGGGTGAAAAggtgaagaggaagagcaaGGCGGCAGGGCGCACTGGTGAAGGAAGACCCAAGAAGAcacccaagaagaagaaggcagcCCGTGACGAGGACGATTCAGAGGAGGAGTCGCATACCAAGAAACGGAGGCGTCTCACGAAGAAGGAGTCGTCGAAATTCAAGTCTGCAGAGATTGTTGTTGatagcgacgacgagcatgaagatgatgacgatgccctGGAACGAGCGGAGAGGGAAATGGAGCGCGATGGAATGCCCGCgtcagacgacgacgacgatctCGCAGCTGATAAGATGGACgtcgatgaggatgatgcgcCTGCTCGTAGCGGTGCtgaggacgaagacgaagataCCGCTGCTCGACAGGCTAAGCGTTCGAGAAGAGGGCGAATAGTGGAGGAgagtgaggaggaggaatag
- the PAN1 gene encoding Actin cytoskeleton-regulatory complex protein yields the protein MYSSSNAFLGGNSQRPGGQQYGAGSFNTGMGPGGPQQQQQQPSPFAPQPTGFAQQPLQQQYTGFPMQAQPTGMPQSSQQPLQQQYTGFPGQTQPQQSYQTGAVPPMPSIPSQYQQQFQQQKQQQQQQLQQPQPQPQPQSTLPVPLPTGFASTSPVQSSAPAPPPMKPQATGFTEMAASFHTGGTAKPQGRRAEKTNKIPNIRLSFITAQDQSKFETLFKSAVGDSSTTMSGDKARDLLLRSRLDGDTLSHIWTLADTTRAGQLYFPEFALAMYLCNLKLTGKSLPASLPDNIKNEVSSMVDIIGFSVVDDVPASSSATNAPSFQTDTTSPPVIQQPQPQPSNSQLLQSQMTGFPGQQTGFGVQPQGLQTQQTGYPGMQNPQPTGYQGPRPPMPPMPPMPTGFGQGPNDGSMAVPLNAQPTGRPGQWGLVNAPASGLPNIDALQARMMPQQGREAGGYTTQGLQGNAVIPWAITKEEKTRYDALFRAWDGFGKGYIGGAQAIEIFGQSGLEKPDLERIWTLSDNGNKGRLDLDEFAVAMHLIYRKLNGYPLPNNLPPELVPPSTRNFSQTIGTLKSMLNQESDFRKNSGAALLPQKTGVSYMKNRSFRGTAVGAQGGRKDATVFRNDDEDFGYRSSARRRLGNSSPRSESPSSVASSDDLSLDQLRKKIKEKQVLLDAMDFADERNNEEDDILDRRDRRESEELYRRIRRIQGDIDAHPDAALATGDSDAERRALKRQLQNLTDKVPELASQVRRTEKDIMEARLELFRLKDAKAHPNSGPQIVGTGPGGTVTESDRLKARAKAMMQQRTAALTGKKIDIGTEDADAPKRLEEETIKVKTEKESNESMVRDVEDSVRDFSRGIEDSLKEGGKDDSSEHEKRRWEDALGVEDEVRDFIFDLQRESRAARLRSQDKGSARAPPAVEQSRPERVASPRVESPISTSRTATPPTAGGSYNSYKTPEERAAYIKQQAEQRMAERLAALGIKAPVKPGETAAQRAERERAERSAKLKQAEEEDARREAERQARLADEQGVPPPVPASETPKATARAPPPPPTRKAARVDTSEEDVATLVEEERAAKAAEEARINKEREEQQRETRAMEESVKEEEDEFAKEQEEAAARLKALEEQVRQGKLRKEEEKKRKKAALAEAKEKEAKMAARRVEIEAAKQRELELQRQLEALDDDDSSSDDDDGPEQITPQESTPSGSQIVHQETEKWHSPPPAVLPTAPPVPTVVTSPPADIESKNPYDSVIPQPAESSSISQAHDYTPAPPLPRPGASTNPFNRMGQPPAAAPGPVSRKRADSDDWGSDREADEDSDDDRPGGGNAAQLASILFGTMGPPRPLSATGRDSTPASPAPANDTPVASPPPPPPPAPPVPVSNGPTSPPPPPPMPSSDAPSAPPPPPPPLPPTGAAPPPPPMPGAGAPPPPPPPGDAPAAPPSGGRPAGFLSEIQLGKSLKKTKTNDKSASAVAGRVLD from the exons ATGTACTCCAGCTCAAACGccttcctcggcggcaataGCCAACGGCCTGGCGGCCAGCAATATGGCGCGGGTTCCTTCAACACCGGCATGGGACCTGGTGGcccgcaacagcaacagcaacagcctaGCCCCTTCGCGCCGCAACCCACGGGATTCGCGCAGCAGCCGTTGCAGCAGCAGTATACTGGCTTCCCCATGCAGGCCCAGCCGACAGGTATGCCGCAATCATCTCAACAGCCGCTTCAGCAGCAGTATACGGGGTTCCCTGGCCAGACACAGCCTCAACAGAGCTACCAGACTGGGGCTGTTCCTCCGATGCCGTCGATTCCCTCGCAATATCAGCAGCAGTTTCAGCAACAgaaacagcaacagcaacagcaattACAGCAGCCGCAACCGCAACCGCAACCTCAGTCTACACTTCCAGTCCCTCTGCCCACTGGATTTGCTTCGACCTCTCCAGTCCAGTCTTctgctcctgcgccgcctccgATGAAGCCTCAGGCAACTGGTTTCACTGAAATGGCTGCTTCATTTCATACTGGAGGAACCGCGAAGCCTCAGGGACGACGGGCGGAGAAAACGAACAAGATTCCTAATATTAGACTTTCGTTTATCACGGCCCAGGATCAGTCCAAGTTTGAGACTTTGTTCAAGTCCGCCGTCGGCGACAGCTCGACTACCATGTCCGGCGACAAGGCCAGAGATCTCTTGCTGAGATCCAGGTTGGATGGAGATACCCTTTCTCATATCTG GACTCTGGCAGACACCACTCGTGCTGGTCAGCTGTACTTCCCAGAGTTTGCTCTTGCTATGTACTTGTGCAACCTGAAGCTGACAGGCAAGTCTCTACCGGCATCGCTCCCGGACAACATCAAGAACGAGGTTTCTAGCATGGTTGATATTATCGGTTTTAGCGTAGTGGATGATGTTCCAGCATCCTCATCGGCCACCAACGCTCCCAGTTTCCAAACCGACACTACGTCACCCCCAGTCATTcaacagccgcagccgcagccgtcCAATTCCCAGCTCCTTCAGTCGCAGATGACCGGGTTTCCTGGCCAGCAAACTGGTTTTGGCGTCCAACCTCAGGGTCTTCAGACTCAACAGACTGGATATCCCGGCATGCAAAACCCTCAGCCGACGGGATACCAAGGACCACGGCCTCCCATGCCTCCAATGCCTCCAATGCCCACTGGTTTTGGTCAAGGTCCCAACGACGGTAGCATGGCAGTGCCTCTGAATGCCCAACCAACTGGCCGACCGGGACAATGGGGCTTGGTGAATGCGCCCGCGTCGGGGCTGCCCAATATTGACGCCCTGCAGGCCCGAATGATGCCGCAACAAGGCCGTGAAGCAGGTGGCTACACTACTCAAGGACTTCAAGGTAATGCCGTCATCCCGTGGGCAATcaccaaggaggagaagacacGGTACGATGCCCTATTTAGGGCCTGGGATGGTTTTGGCAAGGGATACATTGGCGGTGCTCAAGCCATTGAAATCTTTGGTCAAAGTGGCCTTGAGAAGCCTGATTTGGAGAGGATCTGGACCCTGTCCGACAATGGGAATAAGGGCCGTCTGGACCTCGATGAGTTCGCTGTTGCCATGCATTTGATCTACAGAAAGCTCAATGGCTATCCACTGCCCAATAATCTTCCCCCAGAGCTTGTCCCACCGTCAACACGTAATTTCAGCCAGACAATCGGTACTCTCAAGTCCATGCTAAACCAAGAATCAGACTTTCGAAAGAACTCTGGTGCAGCTCTTCTGCCCCAAAAAACGGGTGTAAGTTATATGAAGAACCGTTCTTTCAGGGGCACTGCTGTTGGGGCTCAGGGAGGTCGTAAAGATGCTACTGTCTTTCgaaacgacgacgaagatTTTGGTTATCGGTCTAGCGCTCGGAGAAGACTTGGAAACTCATCTCCTCGTTCTGAGTCACCCTCTTCTGTCGCATCGAGCGACGATCTTTCACTCGATCAATTAAGGAAAaagatcaaggagaagcaggTTCTCCTGGATGCTATGGACTTTGCGGATGAAAGGAACAACGAAGAGGACGACATCCTGGATCGTCGGGACCGAAGGGAGTCTGAGGAACTCTATAGACGCATCAGACGTATTCAAGGTGACATTGATGCTCATCCTGATGCGGCCCTGGCTACTGGGGATTCAGATGCAGAGAGACGCGCCCTGAAACGCCAGCTCCAGAATCTCACTGACAAGGTTCCTGAACTTGCATCCCAGGTACGAAGGACTGAGAAAGATATCATGGAAGCTCGGCTTGAACTTTTCCGATTAAAGGACGCCAAGGCGCACCCCAACAGCGGCCCACAAATTGTCGGAACGGGCCCAGGAGGAACCGTGACTGAAAGTGATCGCCTGAAGGCTAGGGCAAAGGCTATGATGCAACAACGAACCGCTGCTTTGACGGGCAAGAAAATTGACATTGGCACAGAGGATGCCGACGCCCCGAAGCGACTGGAGGAGGAAACCATTAAAGTCAAGACTGAGAAGGAGAGCAACGAGAGTATGGTCCGCGATGTTGAGGATAGCGTTCGCGATTTTTCACGTGGTATTGAGGACAGCCTCaaagaaggcggcaaggacgacTCTAGCGAACATGAGAAGCGACGATGGGAAGATGCTCTTGGAGTTGAAGACGAGGTCCGCGACTTTATCTTTGACTTGCAGCGTGAAAGTCGGGCTGCTCGTTTGCGCTCTCAAGACAAAGGCTCTGCTCGAGCGCCGCCAGCTGTCGAGCAATCTCGGCCAGAGAGAGTTGCCAGTCCGCGCGTGGAAAGTCCTATTTCCACGTCTCGTACTGCCACTCCTCCTACTGCTGGCGGCTCGTACAATTCCTACAAGACTCCTGAGGAGCGCGCAGCGTATATTAAACAGCAGGCGGAGCAGCGAATGGCTGAACGTTTAGCTGCACTGGGCATCAAGGCTCCGGTGAAACCAGGCGAGACTGCAGCTCAGCGGGCCGAGCGTGAACGGGCCGAACGATCTGCCAAACTCAAGCAagcagaagaggaggatgccCGCAGAGAGGCTGAGCGGCAAGCCCGTCTTGCTGATGAGCAAGGTGTGCCCCCCCCTGTTCCAGCCTCAGAGACGCCCAAGGCGACAGCCagagctcctcctcctcccccgaCGAGAAAAGCCGCTAGAGTGGATACTTCCGAAGAGGACGTAGCAACCTTGGTAGAGGAGGAGCGGGCTGCCAAAGCTGCTGAAGAGGCAAGAATCAATAAGGAACGTGAGGAGCAACAGAGAGAGACCAGGGCGATGGA GGAGAGTgttaaagaagaagaagatgagtTCGCCAAAGAACAGGAGGAAGCCGCGGCTCGTTTGAAGGCCCTTGAGGAGCAAGTGAGGCAGGGCAAGTTGCgaaaggaggaggagaagaaacgCAAGAAGGCCGCTCTGGCGGAAGCTAAGGAAAAGGAGGCTAAAATGGCTGCGAGACGTGTAGAGATTGAAGCGGCTAAGCAGCGTGAGCTCGAGCTTCAACGACAACTTGAGGCTCTAGACGACGATGACAGCTCctcagacgacgacgacggccctgAACAAATCACACCTCAGGAGTCTACTCCAAGTGGCAGCCAGATTGTTCATCAGGAGACGGAGAAGTGGCACAGCCCTCCTCCGGCTGTCCTGCCTACAGCTCCTCCTGTGCCAACGGTTGTTACATCCCCTCCAGCTGATATCGAGAGCAAGAATCCCTACGACAGCGTCATTCCACAGCCAGCAGAGTCATCATCCATTAGTCAAGCGCACGATTATACGCCTGCTCCCCCATTACCTCGTCCAGGGGCATCTACTAACCCTTTCAATCGTATGGGTCAGCCCCCTGCTGCTGCCCCCGGGCCAGTATCCCGGAAGCGAGCCGACTCCGACGATTGGGGATCTGATAGGGAGGCGGATGAAGACTCAGATGACGATCGGCCAGGAGGTGGTAATGCTGCTCAGCTGGCATCTATCCTCTTCGGCACTATGGGCCCTCCACGACCGCTGTCTGCTACTGGACGAGATTCTACGCCAGCCAGTCCGGCGCCTGCAAATGACACTCCTGttgcgtcgccgccgcctcctcctccaccggcTCCTCCAGTGCCGGTGAGCAATGGTCCTacatctcctcctccaccaccacctaTGCCCAGTTCCGACGCTCcctcagcgccgccgccgccgccgccgcccttgccACCAACAGGAGCGGCGCCTCCACCTCCCCCGATGCCCGGTGCGGGagctcctccgccgcctccgccaccTGGTGATGCTCCAGCTGCCCCTCCTTCAGGTGGCCGTCCAGCCGGTTTTCTGAGCGAAATCCAACTGGGAAAATCACTCAAGAAGACCAAAACTAATGACAAGAGTGCGTCGGCAGTAGCAGGTCGTGTTCTGGATTAA